From Candidatus Dadabacteria bacterium, one genomic window encodes:
- a CDS encoding NADP oxidoreductase, with protein sequence MNLKTVKVAIVGSGPAAFYAADHLQKKLGDRVFMDMFEKLPTPHGLVRSGVAPDHQKIKSVARVYDKIASNPQFRFFGLVEFGKHLTLENLRRRYHQIVIATGAQTDRKMGIPGENLIGSHTATEFVGWYNTHPDHMGLGFDFSGKRVVIVGVGNVAVDVARILSLTRSEMEKTDIADYALEKLAESGIKEIQMLGRRGPAQAAFTNPELRELEKLEDADLLVLPDEAEPDFLTLEELERKPDRAAQTKIELIKKASERVPSKSKKIIIRFLVSPTEIIAGENNKVKSVKVVKNRLYRSDDGSLRPKPTNETEEIPTDLVFRSVGYRGIPLPDVPFDDNSGVIPNEKGRVLDEAGGNPIPGLYTTGWIKRGPTGVIGTNKTDSGETVSCMVEDIEEKNTLRPELISAESIKELLDEKHISYNEWLRVDSFEKKEGEKRGRPRVKVSRLEEILEILEKEH encoded by the coding sequence ATGAATCTTAAAACAGTAAAAGTTGCCATCGTCGGATCGGGACCCGCAGCTTTCTACGCGGCCGATCATCTGCAGAAGAAACTCGGCGACCGCGTCTTCATGGACATGTTCGAGAAACTCCCGACTCCCCACGGTCTCGTGAGAAGCGGCGTGGCTCCCGACCACCAGAAGATAAAGAGCGTAGCCAGGGTTTATGACAAAATCGCGTCAAATCCCCAATTCAGGTTTTTCGGGCTTGTAGAGTTCGGAAAACACTTAACACTTGAGAACCTACGCAGGCGTTACCACCAGATAGTCATCGCGACTGGAGCCCAGACCGACAGAAAAATGGGCATACCCGGAGAGAACCTGATTGGAAGCCACACGGCAACGGAATTCGTAGGCTGGTACAACACCCACCCGGACCACATGGGCCTTGGTTTTGACTTTTCGGGGAAAAGAGTCGTTATAGTCGGAGTTGGAAACGTTGCGGTGGATGTCGCGAGAATTCTCTCTCTAACAAGAAGCGAAATGGAAAAGACGGATATTGCGGACTATGCACTTGAGAAACTGGCCGAAAGCGGAATAAAGGAGATACAGATGCTGGGAAGAAGGGGACCCGCGCAGGCGGCTTTCACTAATCCCGAGCTGCGGGAACTTGAGAAGCTCGAGGACGCAGACCTTCTCGTCCTGCCGGACGAAGCGGAACCGGACTTCCTTACGCTTGAGGAACTTGAACGCAAGCCGGACAGGGCAGCCCAGACGAAAATAGAGCTTATAAAAAAAGCTTCCGAAAGGGTTCCATCCAAATCGAAAAAAATCATCATAAGGTTCCTGGTTTCTCCAACAGAGATAATCGCCGGGGAAAACAATAAGGTAAAAAGCGTCAAGGTCGTTAAAAACAGGCTTTACAGATCCGATGACGGTTCCCTTCGGCCCAAACCCACGAACGAAACTGAAGAGATCCCCACCGATCTGGTCTTTCGTTCCGTCGGGTATCGGGGAATACCCCTTCCGGACGTGCCGTTTGACGACAATTCGGGGGTAATCCCCAATGAAAAAGGAAGAGTGCTTGACGAAGCTGGCGGAAACCCGATTCCGGGACTCTACACCACCGGGTGGATAAAACGCGGGCCGACCGGGGTTATCGGCACGAACAAGACCGACTCCGGCGAAACCGTAAGCTGCATGGTCGAGGACATTGAGGAGAAAAATACGCTGCGTCCCGAACTCATTTCGGCTGAAAGCATAAAGGAACTGCTTGATGAAAAACATATTTCCTATAATGAATGGCTGCGGGTTGACTCGTTTGAAAAGAAAGAAGGGGAAAAACGGGGAAGGCCGAGAGTAAAGGTCTCGAGGCTTGAAGAAATTCTCGAGATCCTTGAAAAAGAACACTGA